The DNA segment ggtataagttatacatcttcctgtatatagtgatatggggcatgctggtataacctgggtatcttctgtatataattatatatgtacagctggtataagttatacatcttcttgtatatagtgatatggagcatgctggtataacctggttatcttctgtatataattatatatgtacagctggtataagttatacatcttcctgtatatagtgatatggagcatgctggtataacctgggtatcttctgtatataattatatatgtacagctggtataagttatacatattcttgtatatagtgatatggagcatgccagtataacctgggtatctccggtatataattatatatgtacagctggtataagttatacatcttcctgtatatagtgatatggagcatgccggtataacctgggtatcttctgtgtataattatatatgtacagctggtataagttatacatcttcttgtatatagtgatatggagcatgctggtataacctgggtatcttctggtgtataattatatatgtacagctggtataagttatacatcttcttgtatatagtgatatggagcctgctggtataacctgggtatcttctgtatataatatatatgtacagctggtataagttatacatctccctgtatatagtgatatggagcatgctggtataacctgggtatcttctgtatataattatatatgtacagctggtattagttatacatcttcctgtatatagtgatgtggagcatgctggtataacctgggtatcttctgtatataattatatatgtacagctggtataagttataaatcttcttgtatatagtgatatggagcatgctggtataacctgggtatctcctgtatataattatatatgtacagctggtataagttatacatcttcttgtatatagtgatatggagcatgctggtataacctgggtatcttctgtatataattatatatgtacagctggtataagttatacatcttcctgtatatagtgatatggagcatgctggtataacctgggtatcttctgtatataattatatatgtacagctggtataagttatacatattcttgtatatagtgatatggagcatgccagtataacctgggtatctccggtatataattatatatgtacagctggtataagttatacatcttcctgtatatagtgatatggagcatgctggtataacctgggtatcttctgtatataattatatatgtacagctggtataagttatacatcttcttgtatatagtgatatggagcatgctggtataacctgggtatcttctggtgtataattatatatgtacagctggtataagttatacatcttcctgtatatagtgatatggagcctgctggtataacctgggtatcttctgtatataatatatatgtacagctggtataagttatacatctccctgtatatagtgatatggagcatgctggtataacctgggtatcttctgtatataattatatatgtacagctggtataagttatacatcttcctgtatatagtgatatggagcatgctcgtataacctgggtatcttctgtatataattatatatatacagctggtatacgttatacatcttcttgtatatagtgatatggaggatgctggtataacctgggtatcttctgtatataattatatatatacagctggtataagttatacatcttcttgtatatagtgatatggagcatgctggtatgacctgggtatcttctgtatataattatatatatacagctggtataagttatacatcttcttgtatatagtgatatggagcatgctggtataacctgggtatctcctgtatataattatatatgtacagctggtataagttatacatcttcttgtatatagtgatatggagcatgctggtataacctgggcatcttctgtatataattatatatgtacagctggtataagttatacatcttcttgtatatagtgatatggagcatgctgatataacctgggtttcttctgtatgtaattatatatgtacagctggtgtacgttatacatctccttgtatatagtgatatggagcatgctggtataacctgggtatcttctgtctataacaatatatgtacagctggtataagatatacatcttcttgtatatagtgatatggagcctgctggtataacctgggtatcttctgtatataattatatatgtatagctggtataagttatacatcttcttgtatatagtgatatggagcatgctggtataacctgggtatcttctgtatataattatatatgtacagctggtattagttatacatcttcctgtatatagtgatgtggagcatgctggtataacctgggtatcttctgtatataattatatatgtacagctggtataagttataaatcttcttgtatatagtgatatggagcatgctggtataacctgggtatctcctgtatataattatatatgtacagctggtataagttatacatcttcttgtatatagtgatatggagcatgctggtataacctgggtatcttctgtatataattatatatgtacagctggtataagttatacatcttcctgtatatagtgatatggagcatgctggtataacctgggtatcttctgtatataattatatatgtacagctggtataagttatacatattcttgtatatagtgatatggagcatgccagtataacctgggtatctccggtatataattatatatgtacagctggtataagttatacatcttcctgtatatagtgatatggagcatgccggtataacctgggtatcttctgtatataattatatatgtacagctggtataagttatacatcttcttgtatatagtgatatggagcatgctggtataacatgggtatcttctggtgtataattatatatgtacagctggtataagttatacatcttcttgtatatagtgatatggagcatgctggtataacctgggtatctcctgtatataattatatatgtacagctggtataagttatacatcttcctgtatatagtgatatggagcatgctggtataacctgggtatcttctggtgtataattatatatgtacagctggtataagttatacatcttcttgtatatagtgatatggagcatgctggtataacctgggtatcttctgtatataattatatatgtacagctggtataagttatacatcttcttgtatatagtgatatggagcatgctggtataacatgggtatcttctggtgtataattatatatgtacagctggtataagttatacatcttcttgtatatagtgatatggagcatgctggtataacctgggtatctcctgtatataattatatatgtacagctggtataagttatacatcttcctgtatatagtgatatggagcatgctggtataacctgggtatcttctggtgtataattatatatgtacagctggtataagttatacatcttcttgtatatagtgatatggagcgtgctggtataacctgggtatctctggtatataattatatatgtacagctggtataagttatacatcttcttgtatatagtgatatggagcgtgctggtataacctgggtatctccggtatataattatatatgtacagctggtttaagttatacatcttcttgtatatagtgatatggagcgtgctggtataacctgggtatctccggtatataattatatatgtacagctggtataagttatacatcttcctgtatatagtgatatggagcatgctggtataacctgggtatcttctgtatataattatatatgtacagctggtataagttatacatcttcttgtatatagtgatatggagcatgctggtataacctgggtatcttctggtgtataattatatatgtacagctggtataagttatacatcttcttgtatatagtgatatggagcatgctggtataacctgggtatcttctgtatataattatatatgtacagctggtataagttatacatcttcttgtatatagtgatatggagcgtgctggtataacctgggttgcttctgtatatattatatatgtacagctggtataagttatacctcttcttgtatatagtgatatggagcatgctggtatgacctgggtatcttctgtatataattatatatgtacagctggtataagttatatatcttcttgtatatagtgatatggagcatgctggtgtaacctgggtatcttctgtatataattatatatgtacagctggtataagttatacatcttcttgtatatagtgatatggagcatgctggtataacctgggtatcttctgtatataattatatatgtacagctggtataagttatacatcttcttgtatatagtgatatggagcatgctggtataacctgggtatcttctgtatataattatatatgtacagctggtataagttatacatcttcttgtatatagtgatatggatcgtgctggtataacctgggttgcttctgtatatataatatatgtacagctggtataagttatacctcttcttgtatatagtgatatggagcatgctggtatgacctgggtatcttctgtatataattatatatgtacagctggtataagttatatatcttcttgtatatagtgatatggagcatgctggtgtaacctgggtatcttctgtatataattatatatgtacagctggtataagttatacatcttcttgtatatagtgatatggagcatgctggtataacctgggtatcttctgtatataattatatatgtacagctggtataagttatacatcttcttgtatatagtgatatggagcatgctggtataacctgggtatcttctgtatataattatatatatacagctggtataagttatacatcttcttgtatatagtgatatggagcatgctggtataacctgggtatcttctgtatataattatatatgtacagctggtataagttatacatcttcttgtatatagtgatatggagcatgctggtataacctgggtatcttctgtatataattatatatgtacagctggtataagttatacatcttcttgtatatagtgatatggagcatgctggtataacctgggtatcttctgtatataattatatatgtacagctggtataagttatacatcttcttgtatatagtgatatggagcatgctggtataacctgggtatcttctgtatataattatatatgtacagctggtataagttatacatcttcttgtatatagtgatatggagcatgctggtataacctgggtatcttctgtatataattatatatatacagctggtataaattatacatcttcttgtatacagtgatatggagcatgctggtataacctaggtatcttctgtatataattatacagtaTATGCTGTCTAGGTCTGATATAGTCCCACAGTACCATAAAacacattatacatgtatatatacgtACCTAATGAACAGGAAAAATATAATGATGCATGCTACAATGAGGCAGACAGACACAATGATGATCAGTTTATCACCTCTATCAGTATCTAAAAAGAAGAGAGCTTTATATTACTATACACACTGTTATTGGTGTGGCAGGCTATACTTAGAGGGCTGGTCCACTTGGGTCAACCTATCTCCATTTACCTAATAAGGGCACATGGCCGTCATAAAAGGTTGTATCTTTAACTTCAAGATGCTGCTATCATAAGAACCATCTTATACCGTCTTATAGTATAATGCTACCTATTGTCAACTCACCTTCCCCGATATGTATGAAGTCCGTCCATGAACTGTAAGTCTCATGAAACCAACATGGCGTCTTTCCAACTGCTCTCAAACGGACAGATTGTCTAGTAGCCGGTTTCTGCAGGGCATCAGTTAAGTAGCTGGTATGCCCAACTGTTATCTGCCACACAAAATAGAAACACCATTAGtaagtatattttttattttgtaattttttcctttccaagaatataactacaataatactgcccctatatacaagaatatacctactataatactgccccctatatacaagaatataactactataatactgctcctatatacaagaatataactactataatactgccccctatatacaagaatataactactataatactgccccctatatacaagaatatacctactataatactgccccctatatacaagaatataactactataatactgccccctatatacaagaatataactactataatactgctcctatatacaagaatatacctactataatactgccccctatatacaagaatataactactataatactgccccctatatacaagaatatacctactataatactgccccctatatacaagaatataactactataatactgccccctatatacaagaatataactactataatactgctcctatctacaagaatataacgactataatactgcccgctatatacaagaatataactactataatactgccccctatatacaagaatataactacaataatactgcccctatatacaagaatataactactataatactgccccctatatacaagaatatacctactataatactgccccctatatacaagaatataactactataatactgctcctatatacaagaatatatctactataatactgctcctatatacaagaatataactactataatactgccccctatatacaagaatataactactataatactgccccctatatacaagaatatacctactataatactgccccctatatacaagaatataactactataatactgctcctatatacaagaatataactactataatactactcctatatacaagaatataactactataatactgctcctatatacaagaatataactactataatactgccccctatatacaagaatataactactataatactgctcctatatacaagaatataactactataatactgccccctatatacaagaatataactactataatactgctcctatatacaagaatatacctactataatactgccccctatatacaagaatataactactataatactgccccctatatacaagaatataactactataatactgctcctatatacaagaatataactactataatactgctcctatatacaagaatataactactataatactgcccctatatacaagaatataactactataatactgctcctatatacaagaatataactactataatactgcccctatatacaagaatataactactataatactgccccctatatacaagaatataactactataatactgccccctatatacaagaatataactactataatactgctcctatatacaagaatataactactataatactgctccctatatacaagaatataactactataatactgcccctatatacaagaatataactactataatactgccccctatatacaagaatataactactataatactgctcctatatacaagaatataactactataatactgctccctatatacaagaatataactactataatactgccccctatatacaagaatataactactataatactgccccctatatacaagaatataactactataatactgccccctatatacaagaatataactacaataatgctTCGCTCTTTAGAGAAGTAGAATATTTTTCCCCTTTTATTATGTGTATTTGATGTTTTTCTCGGGTTTTTGATGTGTTGGTTAGAATTTACCGTTTCATTCCTGTCATGTGACCAGATATTGATTTGGTAATGGAAACATCGGTCTGTTAAGGAGTCCAGAGGTTTTATCCATTGTAATCTGTTCTCATTCATAGTCAGATTGCGGATGGGGGGGATGATCTCTGGAGGGACAGATGTTGGATAACATTACATGTATTCGTTACATTATCATCATTACAGATCTGATGATTTACAGGTGTGTGGACGGTATCAGCAGCTGCTCATCACATTGGGGTCCATGTTCCAGATAATTGGGCAGATTCCCGGCTCTGCAGGTTTCTCGCTCGCTCACCTATGTCACTCGATGTGAACGTCTTCTCCATTGCTTTGATCTGCTGGTTGTTGCTTGTCCCATTAATGTGAACGAGGATTTTTCTGGAATTCTTGATGGAGATGACACTGGAGAGAATGTGACAGCCGGTCCGCCTCTGCCCCCCCGCTTCTGTTTTGTAGTCCTGGCACTGCTCAGTGACGCCCCCGTACCTGCAGGAGAGATCCGTATTACGTATGAGACAATATGTCTGTATGCTGGGGCAGGGACAAGGAAAGTCATGGATTCCCTATAAACTAATAAATCTCCAGTCCTTATGTCACACCTGCCTACTCTAATGTAATGTCAAGAAGAACCCCTAAAATAAAGGGGAGACCTCCTGGACCGGGTCGTCTTTCCTTCTAGATTATCACAGGTCCATTGGTGGTTCAGTGATGTAGCGATCACCGGCGTCTGTCCCTGCTTCCTGCAAGACGCGTGCAAGCGAGTATGGGGCACTGTGACTACCATTGTAATGGAGGCACTGgggctgttactgttatggggcacttggACTGCCACTGTTGTGGGgactctgtggctgtcactgtaatgGGGCATTGTGGATGTCACGATTATTGGGATtctgtggttgtcactgttatgggaacactgtggctgtcactgttatgggggcactgtggcttttacggtgatggggcactgtggctgtcattgttgTGGAGGCACTGTGACTGACacggttatggggcactgtggctgacattgtTGTGGAGGCACTGTGACTGACacggttatggggcactgtggctgacattgtAATGGGGAAGAAGAAAGACGAAGCAGCACGTCCACCAAAACAAAGGGAATTTGATTGCACAAAATATGCCAATTTGTCGTTTGCTGACACTGTAATGGGGACACTGTGGGTTTCATTGTTATGGAGTCACTGCAGCTGTCGTTATGGAGACAAGGGCGTTGATTGTTATagatgcactgtggctgtcactgatatgggggcactgtgctcTTTacagttatggggcactgtggctgtcgttAGTAGGGagacactgtgactggcactgttaaggggcaCTGCAGCTGACACTGtattggggacactgtggctttcattgttatggagacactgcagctgtcacttgtgtGTTCAAGGGCATTAGGTTTGGTGAAATTTTGGCGTAGCTTGAATCTCCTGTGTCCAATGCAGAATCTGTACAATGTGATAATTATAATAGTGGCATCTTCTTACGTGGCAGAGAGGCCTTTAGGCCACTTCAGGGTCCACAGCCTGTGTGCAACTGATACCTCTGCACCCCCATTTTCTATAACCTTGCATTTGGGGGGGCCTAACATATATTATAAGGGTTGGGACATATGTCTGAGTATATTGGGCACCATACTGTTTTAGGCAGGCGCTCGTGACTGTGGAGAAGGGTTAGGGGTTGTTTTGCAGCTTTAGGTTTGTATCCAGTGACTACAATCCCCAGCATCCCCTGTTGATATCGATTCTCTATACCTGTAATACAGGTCATACATCGTGTCTGGCGGAGCTTTGCCCCCAGGGGCCCAGTTACAGCTGAGGGAACATCTCTCTGACGCCTCTATATATATCTGACAAGATAAATCTGTGGCCGATGTCCCTTCAACACCTGAAAAGCAAATGACGGATTAAGCCACGAGTGGAAGAGTCAAGTGTCTTCAATAATATCAGTGCAATGATTTCCTGCaaacactctgtgctgctgggggaccCTACTTCTTCCATTGAGTaagtcttagggcatgaccacacgtggcggatttcctccgcaactgtccgcatcaatgccgcacagaatctgcgttgcagattctgctgcggatctgcacaaaatgtgcagtacattgatgcggactgcgggaaaagtgcttcccttctccctgtcagtgcaggatagagagaagggacagcactttccctagtgaaagtaaacgattttcatacttaccggccgttgtcttggtgacgcgtccctctttcggcatccagcccgacctccctggatgacgcgccagtccatgtgaccgctgcagcctgtgcttggcctgtgattggctgcagccgtcacttaca comes from the Rhinoderma darwinii isolate aRhiDar2 unplaced genomic scaffold, aRhiDar2.hap1 Scaffold_4433, whole genome shotgun sequence genome and includes:
- the LOC142715456 gene encoding interleukin-5 receptor subunit alpha-like, yielding MYDLYYRYGGVTEQCQDYKTEAGGQRRTGCHILSSVISIKNSRKILVHINGTSNNQQIKAMEKTFTSSDIEIIPPIRNLTMNENRLQWIKPLDSLTDRCFHYQINIWSHDRNETITVGHTSYLTDALQKPATRQSVRLRAVGKTPCWFHETYSSWTDFIHIGEDTDRGDKLIIIVSVCLIVACIIIFFLFIRFWGDLFPQIPTPKNDLKETFQTVQGQALMRCNSWDNEEVISYIEELVEPEKYKTSLEYARIGDYSSSGLCKPL